From the Erythrolamprus reginae isolate rEryReg1 chromosome Z, rEryReg1.hap1, whole genome shotgun sequence genome, one window contains:
- the GTPBP4 gene encoding GTP-binding protein 4: protein MALYNFRKIMVVPSAKDFIDLTLSKTQRKTPTVIHKHYQIHRIRHFYMRKVKYTQQNYHDRLTQIIMDFPKLDDIHPFYADLMNVLYDKDHYKLALGQINIAKNLIDNVGKDYVRLMKYGDSLYRCKQLKRAALGRMCTIIKRQKQSLEYLEQVRQHLSRLPTIDPNTRTLLLCGYPNVGKSSFINKVTRADVDVQPYAFTTKSLFVGHMDYKYLRWQVIDTPGILDHPLEDRNTIEMQAITALAHLRSAVLYVMDISEQCGHSLEEQLALFENIKPLFANKPLIIVANKCDVKRISELSEENQKIFAELEAEGLSVIETSTLTEEGVIQVKTEACDRLLAHRVGTKMKGNKVNDVLNRLHLALPTKRDNKERPPFIPEGALMRKKHMEIDGPKKKLEKDMEMEMGDEYILDLKKYWDLMNPSEKYDVIPEIWEGHNIADYIDPDIMSKLEQLEKEEELKEKAGEYDSDSESEDEEMMGIRLLAQQIREKKKLKILESKEKDVHGPRMPRTAKKVQQKTLEREMASLGLDVAGNYVERSSRSVARKRKREDSESRVSKSRSCSVPGRDASGLRDERMVKKAKTMMKNAQKGMKRYSKKGEADRTIFNLKPKHLFSGKRKAGSTNRR from the exons gACTTCATTGATTTAACATTGTCCAAGACCCAGCGGAAGACTCCCACAGTCATTCATAAGCATTATCAAATTCACAGAATCCGTCATTTCTACatgagaaaagtaaaatatacccAACAAAATTATCACGACAGGCTTACTCAAATAATTATGGATTTCCCAAAGCTTGAT GATATTCATCCCTTTTATGCAGATTTGATGAATGTACTCTACGATAAAGATCATTACAAGCTAGCTTTGGGGCAAATAAATATTGCCAAAAATCTGATTGACAA TGTTGGCAAAGATTACGTGCGTCTGATGAAATACGGGGATTCCCTCTATCGATGCAAACAGCTGAAACGTGCAGCCTTGGGGCGGATGTGTACCATAATCAAGAGACAGAAGCAGAGCCTGGAATATTTAGAACAAG tgcGACAGCATTTATCACGATTGCCAACCATTGATCCTAACACACGAACTCTCCTGTTGTGTGGGTACCCCAACGTTGGAAAATCAAGTTTCATAAATAAG GTAACAAGAGCTGATGTAGATGTGCAGCCATATGCATTTACCACAAAATCTCTATTTGTGGGACACATGGATTACAAGTATTTGCGTTGGCAG GTCATAGATACTCCTGGTATTTTGGATCACCCTTTGGAAGACAGGAACACCATCGAGATGCAGGCCATAACTGCACTTGCTCACCTCCGGTCTGCTGTGCTCTATGTCATGGATATATCAGAACAGTGTGGCCATAGCTTGGAAGAACAGCTGGCACTTTTTGAGAATATTAAGCCATTATTTGCCAACAAG CCTCTAATTATTGTAGCCAATAAGTGTGATGTAAAAAGGATTTCTGAACTCTCAGAAGAGAATCAA AAAATATTTGCTGAATTAGAAGCTGAAGGACTTTCTGTGATCGAGACAAGCACCTTGACAGAAGAAGGTGTTATTCAGGTTAAAACTGAA gCTTGTGACAGATTGCTGGCCCATCGTGTTGGCACCAAAATGAAAGGAAACAAAGTGAACGATGTACTGAACAGGCTACATTTAGCTCTTCCAACAAAAAGGGAcaacaag GAAAGGCCCCCTTTTATTCCGGAAGGAGCCTTGATGCGGAAGAAGCACATGGAAATCGATGGCCCGAAAAAGAAATTG GAGAAAGACATGGAAATGGAAATGGGAGATGAATATATATTGGATCTTAAGA AATATTGGGATTTGATGAATCCATCTGAAAAATACGATGTGATACCTGAAATTTGGGAAGGTCATAACATAGCTGATTATATTGATCCAGACATCATGAGT AAATTGGAACAactggagaaagaagaagagctaAAGGAAAAAGCTGGAGAATATGATAGTGATTCAGAAAGCGAAGATGAGGAGATGATGGGAATCCGGCTGTTAGCACAACAAATTCGTGAGAAGAAGAAATTGAAGATCCTGGAGTCAAAAGAGAAGGATGTACATGGGCCCAGAATGCCTAGAACAGCTAAAAAG GTTCAACAAAAAACCCTTGAGAGAGAAATGGCCAGTCTGGGTCTTGACGTAGCTGGCAACTATGTG GAAAGATCATCGCGCTCTGTCGCCAGGAAACGTAAGCGAGAAGATTCTGAATCACGTGTATCTAAGAGTCGGAGCTGTTCTGTCCCTGGTCGTGATGCCTCTGGTCTTCGGGATGAAAGA ATGGTGAAAAAAGCAAAAACTATGATGAAGAATGCTCAAAAAGGAATGAAACGATACAGCAAGAAAGGTGAGGCGGATAGAACCATTTTTAACCTGAAGCCCAAACACCTGTTTAGTGGGAAGAGAAAAGCAGGCTCAACCAATAGAAGATAA